DNA sequence from the Pungitius pungitius chromosome 16, fPunPun2.1, whole genome shotgun sequence genome:
AAAGTctgtaaagacaaaaaaacaaaaaggaaaacctAAGCAGACATTTAACTTCAAAGCGGTTACTTCTAAAAAACCAGTGACacttgacaaaaacacaaactaaaccAGCAGAGAAACTTAAACAAGTTGCTTGTTATGTAAAAAGGTATGTAGACTTAACAGGAAATCATGCCACAGGAGCATGATGTCGAATTATTTGTTTTCAGCCTTCACCCACATCCCATTACATCCCAATTCTTATGTGAGCTTTTCAGATGTTGAATACCTCGGTGAATTCAAAACGTCCTGGAAATAAGCGTGCAGGCAGTCGTTGCAGATTTAAGGAATTATAAGAGTTAAAATCATTTTGGTGCACTGGATTCCACAttaagtaggggggggggggggggggggagttaccAAATGAGGGAACGTGAAACAGTTCGTTTTGAGTTATGCTCCACGTTCCTTCATAACAGATCATTGGGTTGTGGGGCGACAAAAGACCAAGAGAAAATTCAACGTTGACAACTGAAATGAAATCCTAAACTTCTAACCATCTTCCACCCCACCCACCAGCTGAAACCTGGAAGAGCCCGCCAAAACAAAATTTACTGAaaactgtttattttgtcaaaaaagCTCCTTTACAGCGCCAAGATTTTCAATCTGTAAAGCCAGCAAACATGTAAAATACAAGCCTTACAATACATTAGAATCAAAACAGGTACCAAAAAGTACAGTAAAAATTACACTTCCATTGATGGAAATGTGGAAGGGGGAcgagaaaaaacaagaaacaaaaacaccgaAGGGAAAAGTAAAACCTAAAAATgataggattaaaaaaaaaaaagttacatttcaGATGTTTTCTGTACAAATGGTCTTCTGTCATAAAAGAGGTCGAGTTACGCCCAGTGTGTCCATCCAGCCGTCGGTCTCACTGGATCACTGGAGTCCTAAAGGGGACAGTATGAATGTTTAGTAGTGCAAAAGATATATGATCAAATTTTGCCACCATTACTAATTACCAATTAAAGAATAACCATATTAAGAGGTACAGAGCCAATAGATTATAGAAGCTAATCTAGAAGGATAAAGGCTATTTAAATGCATCAAACGTTTCAAAATATCCAAACGTTTTGTTTTGCTCTCAAATAAAAAATTTGAGGTTGTTAGAAAAGGGAACCGCTCATTATTCACCACTTGATATTATTGTGAAAACATCTCCTTCAAACATAAGTACTTAAAATATACCGTGACATCATGTGAACGCAACATTATGATCTACCATGACCACTCAATGCAGCCAGAACGCATCATGACCTGAACCAAACATCTGTTTGTTAGCGGTGCTGCTAACGTTACTGGCTTACCCGTGTACTCAAACACTGGTTGTTTACATTGTAACATCACAtggtttattttacaaaatattgGCAAAAAAAGATTACGAGGTGCATCTGTTACACCACAAGAGTTCATTAGCGGAATTGGCGTAAAATACATTTGTGCCAGTTTTAGTGGAAAATATTTTGTTAGTGAATAGAatataaaatcacaaaaaatcaACACATTAGAACACCCCAACACGACattcgtgggggggggaggtgcaaGTAGGTTATGGTATGAAGACATACCTTGCACTGCCATGTGATCATCAGTATGGCTTGTAGCCGGTCTGGTGTCCTCCCCGTCTTGGAGTTTTGCCGTAGCTGCCGTTACCCTGGTCAGCTGAAGGGGGGGAAACGGGTGAGACAAAAACTTAACCCTCTGAAACCCCAAAACTCACTGGTTGAACAGAAAAGCAAgttcttttaataaatcaatacatttcattgatgtgaaaacatgtcattatgGTCAGAGTTCATCGTTTGGACAGTTCTCACCTACAATTTCACCGCAAATAAAAACTTTTACTTAATGATCCATCCGAGACATTCATTTGACAGAAAAAAGTGAAACAATGAAAGGCTGTGAAAGCAAGGTTTCCATAAAGCATGTGCACATTTCAACACATCTGTATCATCTGCTACAGAGCTGCAACGTTAGCAATTAGCCGTTAGCAGCCTGGTGCAGCTGGGCTAAATAGCCACGCTAACAGTCAACAATGACCAAGTTATGATGCGTTTGACCTCAGTTAAAATAAGGAGATGTTTTCACAGCAATATAAAATTTGATATAACTACTTTAGTTTTAGGACATTCAGTGTGTGTACTTACTATAATCATAACCGGGGCCATATCCATAGTAACCAGAAGAGTAGTCGTAGTTGCCGTAGCCTCCATATCCACTGTAGCCGTAGCCCTGGTTACCATATCCTGGGTTCCAGTAGTTTCCATAGCTCTGGTTCCAGCCCTGACCTTGACCTGAGAGAGTTCACATTGACGTGTcagactaaaaaaaacacaattccaaCAAATATGTACGAATTCAATCTTTTGACTTCCAGCCGGTAAACTAACATTAAGAGTTTTCCTTTGCTAGCAAAGAAGTGGAAAACCAAAATATCTATTTACCTCCACGCCCTCTGCCTCCCCGACCGCCgtagccgccgccgccaccaccacctccaccaccgcgTCCCGCCCCGTACTGCTGCTGTTGGTAAACCTCCTTAGGCTGGGCGATCTTCAGCTCACACTGTGGAACAAGCACTGACTTTATCATGCTGattttacaataaaacacaGCAGTATCATGAACCACCAAACCAACTCTGCCAAAAGATGAGTTCGTACCCTTCCGCCCTGGATGGTGTGGTATTTCTTCTCCAGACACTTCTTGACGCTTGCCTCGTCTTTGtatgtgatgaagatgaagcccCTCCTTTTCTTTGATTTAGGGTCAATGGGCAGCTCAATGGTTTCAATCTAGAAGGAACAGATTTGTTTGAAAGTTTAATCAAAAAATGGCACGTGGATTAAACATTGAGCAAATATTTTCATTGAGCAGATTATTTTCCTTGTGCCAAACTGGTGTGTTATCATCCATCCAATTTTAACCAGGAGCCAGACATTTATGTTACACATTTGACTCATGGCGCTCTTTGAACACAACTTTTTCAAATGATTGATTACTCTATTTTGTCTGCCTGAATGACAGAATTACTGATTGGCGAGTTGTCATAGGAAACATGTACTCACTTAGTTTCCATCAGCCACTTGTTCATGAGCCAGCATCTTAATTAGGCTCaaagattaaaaacaacatggctGTATCCCTtcaaatttctttatttttgagcACATTAGTCTGTTTTAAAGCAGAAATCTACTTACATTTCACTGCAATATCATTTGGCTTACTCTAGCAAAACTCACCTCGCCGAAAGCCCCAAAATATTCCCTGATGGCATCCTCAGTCGCCTCAGGGTTTAAACCTCCAACAAAGATCTTTTTGGCAGGCTCCTTCTTCATGGCCATCGCCTTCTTTGGGTCAATGGGACGTCCGTCCAGTCTGTGTTCCTTCTGCTCCAGCACCTGCAGACGAGTTACGGTGTTTAGCATAGAGTGCTAACGAACGACTGAAGCGGCTGTTAGAAATGTGGCTGTGTCAGTCTTTTGAGCAACACAACTGAACAGTTCTAGTCTTGGTGGCCGTGTCCATAAGAGCCACTGCTCATCATTCGGAGGGTTAATCGTGCATCATTATGTGTTTTTCTTAAGTTTTTCGTAAGTCTTAAAGATATCAGAAGGACGCACCTTTTCCACGCTTGCAGCCTCTTTAAAGAGGACGAAGCCAAATCCTCTGGATCGGCCAGTGTTGGAGTCCATCTTGATGGTACAGTCCGATACCTCGCCAAACTTACTGAAATAATCCTTGAGGTCCTTTTTACTCGTGTCCCAGCTGAGGCCACCGACGAACATTTTTCTGTAAACACAAAATGATACATTGCGGTTAACTGCTTTCTCCACAAAATAGACATTATATTATCAGCAGAATCAGAAAGTCTCCCTCACCCAgcgtcttcctctcctttgctaGCGTCAATCTTGCCGCCATCAGCACCGTCACCGCCCTCAGCTCCATTGTTATCCTGAACATCTTCCTGGATGTCTTCTTGGATATCTTCTTGGATGTCCAGCCCATCCTGGCAGTCCTCCTCTCCCGCCATCAACTCCTGCTCTTGCTCCTGCTCAGCTCCATTCTGGTCCTCCTCCCCATCGTTGCCATTGTGGTCCGATGTCTCCATGAGGAGATTTTCTGGGTCTGCCATTCTGACGGTGGGCTCTTAAAGAGACTGGAACAGGGGAAACGTTTAGGACGAAAGACACATTAAGATCACATTTTATATCGTATGATGCTACATCAAAATTGCGCATGGAGCAATTTTCTGCAATAAACTGTCTTTCAATATTAATGCCTTCTACAATAACTTTTAATTGCAATAACTACTTGATGTATTATTTAAACAACATGCAGCTGATCGCGGCGAAGGCTATAACAAAGCTAACGTTACAATAGCCGAGCATCCAGGCTCACTTTGTCCATTGGCTAGCTAACGGTTCGCTGAATTCTACAGTTCTTAATTATGTAGCTGTACAACCACCCTTGAGCTGACTTCGTAACGGTTTTTGCCGGCGTAGGCGGCTTGAGGAGTGCACATTGAGGCTTTGTTGGCCAACAAAGGGCAgcaataatccagccggttacGTCCAGTGTTGAAGCGGACCGCGCTTTGCTTGGTTGCCGCTCggaagagagaggaggcccAGCTAGCAGCTAACCGATAGCCCGTTGGACGTGaataacacaacatttaaaaatacagcCAAAGCGAAATCCCACTACGCGTCGTGAAGCACGTTGGTTTTATTAACACTACAGTCGACGAACGGCTTATTCAAGCAGCACAATAAATGCGTTAACGTATTTAGCGCTGCGGCGGCTAACTGTTAGCGGCTATCACAAGCGTGAGCTAAATTAGATGAAAACAAGCAGACACTTCTCGTACAAAATCAGGACGCAGCAGAGACCATAGGAAAACAAACCACAGCGTTGTAAAAAGAATGCACCGTGCCAATatttaaacaacacaataaaattaaaaaaacaaaagaaagcgTGCTTACTTTGTGGGGGGAAAAATACCGGAGACGCCGACTCGCTGCTCAAAATGGACACTCTCCAAATTCGCCGCTAACTCGTGGCAACATATATACGACCGGATGTGAGCGGGCGCTAGGTTACGTCGCAATGACAACGTCTTTGATTGGACGATCAGCTCTCTTAGGTGAATAAAGGCGTTACACTATTGGCTGATTGGCTGAAGCGCTCGTGACATAAAGGGAAATACAAGTAGCCAAACGTCCTTTCTTCCTTCGCGTCCTCTTGTCGCCGCCCAGACCCGTTGTGtgatatttaatgatattttaaTCGATGCGCAAGACTATGCAGTCTTTCTGTTAGCTATGACAACGATGCTTATATGTATTGTTTTGAACAAGAAAATAAACGTCTCAAGCTACTTCACTGCAGTATTTTTTATTGAGTAACAAAGCTAAAAGTGGACCGTGGCAGACATATGCATTTTAATCAGGTTGTAACGAATTATATTAACAAACATGAGTTTACTTTAATAGAGGACAATGATGAATAGGGTAAATAATCCAGTATTAGGGTATTTGATTGAATATCCTCTTATTTAAACAGGACACACGGCTTTTCTCATTTTAATGTAGCTATCTACTGAACCTGTCATGAAGTTGGAAGCTCGCAGCTGTTTGCAAGTTTGTCTATGCACCTTTTtgatgaatatttctattttggACTGATGAAGCGATACTTAATTTTGTTCCCTTGTGTAGCTGTATGGATGACAATACATTTTCTCATCTCTAATCTGTATTCATTAAGAGGTGTTATGATTTGATTCCAGTGTTGTATCGGACAACATGAACCATCACCAGTGCAGTATTTTAGATGTCAAGAGATTATCAACAGTTCAAACTCTtcaaaaagtgatttttttacagtattttatgCAAATGTAAACAGTGTTTGAGTATTTTCTTGTCATCCCTTACTTAAAAGGGGTTTATCATATCAAAATCCAGGGGAAAGACAGCACCTTAAGGTGCAATGTGTATCGACCTGCTCCAAACAAATAGAGGGCAGCATTCCATCTGTTAGATCTTTAAAAGCCAACAAAAGCAATATGCACAATTCACCTTAACTGCTAAAACCaagagccacccccccccccaaaaaaagttctCTAATCTAGATTAACGTCAGTATTTTCAGAACCGCAGGttgctcctttttaaaaattcaGAGGAGCTAAACATGTAACAACTGGCTGATATGAGAAGACAAAACAGAAGCAAAATAATAAATGGTGCGTGCAAAATTCTTAAAAGTTGAGAATCATGACTTCTGGCGTGTGATTGAAAATGTGCATGTATGGCTAAATCACTCACTTAAATAATGCATCTTAAAGTCACGTCAAATGTGCCTCTGGACAAGAAACCAGAGATCAACTTGAaatttcaccaaaaaaaaaaaaaaaaaaagaacaattttaGAACAACCACCAAAGCTGACAATacgcatttatttcttttcaatgaCAGTTCAATGTTACTTTATTCACACTACAACCAATATtagttataaaaaaacaaaaacacagaagagatCATTTAAAATTACATGAATATTTGGAAGTTTTAAAAACATGCTTAAACAGCATTACTTTACATcataaacattttacaaatcaTACACATAAACGCTTTATCCTTTAAAGTAGATTGTCCgtaatcctttttttctccccccccggtCATCGGGATTTGCTGACCCAGTGGTACTTGTCAACGCGAGGCCCGGCGAAGGTGAACGTGGCTCTGTAGGACTTGAAGCCCTTCTGGCCGCCGAACTGGGGGGGCGGCCCCGcggctgggggaggaggaggagggtggtgaGGGTAagggtgagggtgaggggggaacgCGTCCACCGCAAaggccttcctcttctccctcagccAGGTCTGAGGGGCGCCCGGAGAAAACTCGCTGAACTATaaagaaggaaataaagaaaagaataacACCAGCTCCCAGAAATCACTTCTACAACGTGTGCGCATCGGGTGTTGAGTCTCACCCGGTAGACGCTGTTGGGGTTGCTGACCGTTGGGATGGTTTTGGGCTCCGGGTTTGGGCCGGGGGCGACCGAGGCGGGACAGGCGGCCGAGAGGTTGCAGCTGCTCGCGCTTTTGTCTCCGCCCCggtcctccgccgccgcctcctcctcctcctcctcctcctcgttgtaGTCGTCCTCGTCCGAGGAGCTTCCGGACGGGACGTCGCGGCTCGCCCGCTCAACGGCGTCGTGAATTCGGCGGGAAAATTCCCGATCCGGACGGCGGGAGCCGTCCACGATCGAGACGCAGAACGGCGTGCTCCGCTCCCCGTACCTGCAAAGAGGAAGACAGTTTAGATATATTTACAAGACTATAAAATATCAATTAGTTAGCAAACTAGCTAGCAAGCAAACTAGCTAGCAAGCGAGCAAACAAGCTagcaagctaagctaacacacATGGCAAAAGTAGCTTCCccgaaaaacaaattaaaagagcAAACATTTGCCAATCTTTTAAATTGACAAAATgagacttaaaataaaatagaagaCCTGACCTGCAGGACACCTCTCCAGGGTCGACCCACACTGTCATCTCCTGGGGGAGGCCCAGATCCTCGTAGCGCACCGGGCTCCGACTGCAGGCCTGCTGAAGCACCGGGTCCCGCAGCTGCATGCGGTTCACACGGAGACACCTGGAGAAGCCGCAGACATCCGGTGTCACATGGACTCAAAAAGCACCATTTCGCTTACAAAGTTTCCAGAGGTTTGGTTGATAATGGCCAGCCTCTACCCTGGTTTTCAAATTAGAAATTCGAGGTGCCATCACCCTCATAACGTCCAACCTCTTCACAGGTGTCATACAGGTCTCTGAGGGTTTAAGGCTTTAAGAGTTCGTTTTAAGCGGTCTGTGTTTGACCCGAGCTGAACAGCGCCGAGCGTTAAGGCCGGGCCAGTAAAAGTTGTGGTCTACGGGCGGGGCCCTGAACAGGCAGAATCAAAGGAGAGTCGCTGACCTGTAGGCCTGACCCTTGGTGGGTGCGTTGGGGTGCCAGTGGTTCTTGTAGTTCTCGAACAGAACGCAGGTGAGGGCGGCCGCGAAGCGGTCCCTGCCCTCGTTGTCCAGACATCCATATCTCTTCACCAGTCGAGCCACGAAGAACACGGCGGCGGCGATCTCCTCCTTCATGGCTCTCTGACCTCAAAACCtgaaagctaaaaataaaaaaagctctaTGGAGAATAAAACGctggtggaaaaaaacaaaaaaaaatacttaaaactAAGTGGAAGCCGGACAACTTAAGCAAACATATTTGCTGCTGGAGCTCTAGAGAGAACTCAGCTTTGCTCTCTAATGACACCGATAAAATAAAACACGTATGTCTACATAggtctgcgtgtgtttgtgcagcagcagctcaatcAGGAAGCTCCACAAACATCAGACACAAAACAGTCACTTCCACCGGAGCTTCTCACAGGGGTTTAATACAACCACAGTTCAGATGTGTGACAAGCTCACCTGAAGCACATTCACCTgattacactgtgtgtgtgtgtgtgtgtgtgtgtgtgtgtgtgtgtgtgtgtgtgtgtgtgtgtgtgtgtgtgtgtgcgtgcgtgtgagctgctgcaaatatttaaagagacaaaacaaatatgaaaGCGTGGCTTTGTGGGAAATGGTAAGTAAAATGTTTTGATTCTTGTTTCACGaatacgttttatttatttgttataatGTAACCTTCATTTAGATTTCTAATCACTTTTGCCAAATGTGTCAGAGAAAAGTTTCTGCACTTGAAAATGAAATACGAGCTAAATAATTTGAAACAAAAACTTCACGTAAAAGTGATGACAGactaaatgaacaaaataattattttagtaTTAAATTCCTAAATATATAGTGTAATTTGATtgataatctgttttttttgttaatcgtGCATTCTTATAAAATAATCTAGTGTAACTAGTTTGTGTCACTCGCTCTAAATAAGAACAGGCCTCAAAAACATCCATCTCCACCAAAAACGTGTCCATTGTAGGAGTGTAAACAGTTACTGATATTTTCAGTCAAACTACAGAAGCAGGAAGTAAAATCATCTCAAAGAAAAATGTGCCATTGAACCCAACCCTCTCAAATACGAATATCTAAAATAGCAGTGTGCAACAGCCTGTCTCCCCTCAATATTGGaccaataaaaatgtaataaaaaaactaaGAGAAAGTTAAGACACAAACATTTGGGAAGAATCTATCtatatatgttatatttaaAAGTTGAAATCCAGCTGTTGCCCATCGACAAACAAGACACTAACTGATACAGAAACATCacagcatatattttatttgagtGAACATTAAATTGATATGATGAAATTGATGAAGCTGAACCCAAAGAAAAactttaaaacacagacactgagAATCCCACCATAAAATCATCCAACATCAAGGTTACAGACAGCGATGACACACCTAAACAGAGAAAATATACTTCATATTCAATCATTCTCGCTTTGTCAGAGCACCAAATTAGTGTCAGAAAATCAAAATGACTTCAATATTTTGACTGAAACTTCTTTGAGAGACAAACAATTCaaagaaatgattcatttataaaaaaataaaactaaatatccATAAAAAAATTGAGTTGGAGGAATGATGCCAATACAAAAATCAATATAAAAAGGATTATTTCATATAGCTTTgctgttgtgttattgttgtttttccatTCTGGTTGAGTGTGGAGGCTTTTTTGAAGAACTGATACATATTTGGTGATTTTGTGGAGGAAGTATTCTTTTAATAGGCAACAAACTACAAAAACGTTGACAAGACATCTCAACAAACCATGCCAGTGGGAGGACTCAATagtcaaataaataattcaGGTCAAATCAGATCAAGCAAAATAAACagaacttaaaaaaataaaaataacacaaatagaTAAAAAGCTTGTAGAGAGTTTGCAGCTAACCTCACGTTCATGGAATCACATGAAGAATTagaagttatttaaaaaccatttggtttgttttaccTGGGTGGAGTTTAGAAAACGTAACGAATGTTATCAATCAAAATGTCTATAAGACGTATCTCAATTAAATGTAAAGCAGCTTGATAAACATGTTTTGGCCTCTTGCGATCAATAAACTAACTAAGTTTAAGTGCTTTTGAAATATTTCTCCAATCAAAGCAGCTCACAACACGTTTTTGAATGCATTCATGATagttaatggaaaaataaatctattgaaACGTAAATGAATTATCTTGGACCTGCttcttaaattatatttttacaatCGAGAACCGTTAAGAACAAagtgcagaaagaaaaaaaaagacgtaaAGCTGTAACAGGATTGTGAGAAGAAAACGTTTAGATTCAGGACTAAACGCCTGTCGCTACAGATTAAAATGACTTATTGTTACATCCATGATGAAAATCCAAGATTGCTCGCTTAAAACACAGGAAAGAGGACTCATATTAGACTCTGGTTTTAGGAAAcccaaatacaaacaaaacagcatGAAAATGTTTACCGATGCTTAAATAGTTTACGTGTGcgcattaaacatttaaaaaaaacacaacttattccaatttggtttgttttatgtGTGCAGTTGAACTTAAATCTCTGCATTTTCAATGTAAGACTTGCAGCTATAAAAATGTGCCTCAATAGTGCAAATAGTGCGCAGGTGACAAAAAGAAACGCATCCATAGAAAAGATAAAATGTAAAACACCTTCATAGGGAGTGAAAATTTGCTTAGAAATACAGaccgagaggaggaagagcacagTCTGGCTGTGAAGGGTTTTTAGAGGCTCATTTTAAAAGGCTTTGGTTCAGACTTTTGCTCGTTTCAAGTATAACTTCACTCACTCTTGAGATCCCAGATGTTCAGAGTTTTGTGTTCAAATGAGTCTGAAACAAATCCGAACAAGTAATTAatagaacaaaacacacaaagtgtcGAGTCATCGTCTGACAACGGGTCCATTTTCAGATTAAACTGCACTTTTTGAGGCACCTCAATGTACAAATGTTCTCGTCATATTGAACGTAACTGTTACGGCGGCGTATCGGGGTCTCTGTAGGTGACGAATAGAAGAAGAATGATtggcagagctgcaggaggagagctaacatgaagagaaaagaaacctgCGATTAAAGTCGTACAAACAAATCTCTGTGAAGTCGCATGTCAGCTCATgagatgacatttttttttatgagaaaTGAAATTTAAATCCAGGAGCAAAAAAACCTTTTATATGGTCATAACTTACAAGAAAAGCATGAAAATGTTCTCCTCGAGCTTTGTAATGTACTAATTTTTAGATAAATACGGTGTTCtactctcctccttctctttagTCTTAATACCGGTCTCTCTGCATCTCTTTCATGCAACTCTTCCTCCCCATTCAGCAGTTTAAACCGACTTAAAAACAAGATGCAGATGCAAAAAGTTCAAAATGCTGGGTTTGTGTACGTTGTTCAATTTTAAAATTTCACCTTCAGCTTTTAGAAACCTGAACGGATATTCTGCGACAAACATAACTAATtatccagttttttttctccaaatgtgTGAAAAGTgggtgtctttttaaaaaaaaggcaaaagttCTCCTGGAAGGGAATCCACGTCCCGTCTTCTGCTACAGCGGGAACATCTAGCTGCCTGGTGGAGTGTCGGTGGCGAGAGCGATCGCCGCGGCAAcagtacaaaaacacaaccagtgaccataaataaaaactaaaacccGAAAAAGGGACACAGAACAGAAGATTTGGATGAGCATGGAGGCAGATGACCAAATGCAGTGTCGCATCATCGCCgtacatttggggggggggagggggtgggggggttgtgaaTGAGCGCCGGGTGCTGCCGTGCTCACACCCTTCTTACGCCCAACACAGTCCAACAGACCGGCCAAGTCCCGCCTCCTGCGCCGCTTAGAACGGGAGCTTCTTCAGCTGCTCGAAGGTGATGAAGAACTGGGACGGACGTTGAGGAAAAAGCTTCACAGGACGTACACACAGCACAACAggcaagaggaggagaaattTAGATTTTGGGGCTCCTTCCAACATTCCTTATTTTATTCTACATTATTGTAGTAAACAAGTACTGCATTCCTATGGTGTCATTTTGTGAAGGATACGATGATGTTCCAAGGACCCAGCCGCAGCCAGTTGGGCCAGAACCCCTTGTAGAGAGCGAAGAAGCCCTCGTTCTTCCACGTCTGCATCAGTCCGTCCAGGGTCCCTTTGTACATGGGGGCCCCCGACGAAACGCGCTGGTTCATCATGCGGGTCCGCACCACGTCCACGGGGTTGGACGCCAGCGCCCCGGCCAAGCCGCACGTGAAGCTCGAGCTGCGCAAAACACGCCACACGGGTGAACGGACAGAAACGGCGCCGAACAAGCACGATCGCGAAGGAGGAGTCCAAACCCACATGAAATGCGTCATGATAGTGTCTCCCATCTGGCCCGATTGAAGGAGGTGCTtctttgtgatgtcatagaCAGGAAGTTCCACCCCGACCACGATGGCCGCCCGCTGTGCTGTGGGGATGACAccctgaggaggacgaggagaaaaaaaaaaacctcaaacagAACCTTAAGTAGAGCAAAGAGTCTCCAGAGGGAGTAAAGCAGGACTGACCCTCCACAGCCCTCTGGTGCCCTCGGTCTGGTAGATGTTCATGAAGTTGGACATCATGCTGCCTTGGAGCAAACTGCCCTGCGCCTGCATCCTGATctgggacagacacacaaacaacgaTTTAAAGACCACACAGGAGGACATTTTGTGTTCAGTGGCAGAAGCATGGAATTAAAATGGTCGAAGAGGGTCTTGATATTGATCTCTGCACTGGTACGGAT
Encoded proteins:
- the LOC119215871 gene encoding heterogeneous nuclear ribonucleoprotein A/B-like, whose amino-acid sequence is MADPENLLMETSDHNGNDGEEDQNGAEQEQEQELMAGEEDCQDGLDIQEDIQEDIQEDVQDNNGAEGGDGADGGKIDASKGEEDAGKMFVGGLSWDTSKKDLKDYFSKFGEVSDCTIKMDSNTGRSRGFGFVLFKEAASVEKVLEQKEHRLDGRPIDPKKAMAMKKEPAKKIFVGGLNPEATEDAIREYFGAFGEIETIELPIDPKSKKRRGFIFITYKDEASVKKCLEKKYHTIQGGRCELKIAQPKEVYQQQQYGAGRGGGGGGGGGGYGGRGGRGRGGQGQGWNQSYGNYWNPGYGNQGYGYSGYGGYGNYDYSSGYYGYGPGYDYTDQGNGSYGKTPRRGGHQTGYKPY
- the btg4 gene encoding protein BTG4, with the protein product MKEEIAAAVFFVARLVKRYGCLDNEGRDRFAAALTCVLFENYKNHWHPNAPTKGQAYRCLRVNRMQLRDPVLQQACSRSPVRYEDLGLPQEMTVWVDPGEVSCRYGERSTPFCVSIVDGSRRPDREFSRRIHDAVERASRDVPSGSSSDEDDYNEEEEEEEEAAAEDRGGDKSASSCNLSAACPASVAPGPNPEPKTIPTVSNPNSVYRFSEFSPGAPQTWLREKRKAFAVDAFPPHPHPYPHHPPPPPPAAGPPPQFGGQKGFKSYRATFTFAGPRVDKYHWVSKSR
- the slc25a14 gene encoding brain mitochondrial carrier protein 1 isoform X2, with product MFHALFKIGKEEGIRALYSGISPALLRQASYGTIKIGTYNSLKRLFVTNPEDETMVINVFCGVVSGVLSSSLANPTDVLKIRMQAQGSLLQGSMMSNFMNIYQTEGTRGLWRGVIPTAQRAAIVVGVELPVYDITKKHLLQSGQMGDTIMTHFISSFTCGLAGALASNPVDVVRTRMMNQRVSSGAPMYKGTLDGLMQTWKNEGFFALYKGFWPNWLRLGPWNIIFFITFEQLKKLPF